In Micromonospora cremea, the genomic window CGCTGCGCCGCCGGCCCTCCGCGCTCCCGCAGGTGTGGATCACCCCGGGTGACGACGGGCCGATGGTCGAGGGCGGCGAGGTGACGGCGGCGGTGAGCGTCGGCAACCCGGACACGGTCGACTACGACCTGGTGGTGGTGCGGTCCCGGGTCTCTCCATGGCTGCGGATCGAGCGGGCCGGCTTCGGCCTCGACGCGTCGTCCGGCGACGCGACGCCCAGCGGTGGTGCGGCACCGGCCGACGCCACGGGGCGCTCCGTCGCCGACCGGCCGTTCGTGACGTCGGTGCCCAGGGCGACGGCGGTGGACCTCGAACTGGCCGGCAGGGCCCTGCGCTGGGGTCGGCACCCGGTCGGTCCGGCCGGCGCGCGGGTCGCCACGGCGGGTGGTCTGCTGGTCTCCCGGGCGGTGATCACCGAGCCGGTCCGGGTCCGGGTCTATCCGCGAACCGAACCGTTCGAGGCGGTGGAGGCGATGCCGCGAGCCGCCGGCCTGGTCGGAGCGCACCACTCCCGGCGGCCCGGGGAGGGTGGCGAGCTGGCCGGCGTCCGGATCTTCGGGCCCGGTGACCGGTTGCGCCGCATCGACTGGCGGGTGTCGCTTCGTGCCCGGCAACTGCACGTGGCGGCCACCCTCTCCGACCGGGACGCCGAGGTGGTGGTGCTGCTCGACGTGCTCGCCGAGGCGGGCCGCTCGGGTGGGGTGGGCGGCGCGGCTTCCGTGCTGGACACCACGGTGCGGGCCACCGCCGCGATCGCCGAGCACTATCTGCACCGGGGCGACCGGGTCTCGCTGCTGGAGTACGGGCCGGCGGCCCGACGCCTGCGCCCGGCCGCCGGCCGCCGGCAGTACCTGACCGTGCTGGAGTGGCTGCTCGACGTACGCGCCGAATCCTCCCCGCACGAGCCGTACGACCAGGTGTTCGGCCCGCAGCTGCTCTCCTCGGACGCGCTGGTGGTGGTGCTCACCCCGCTGCTGGACGAGCGGTCGGCGCAGATGCTGGCCCGGCTGGCCCGCGCCGGGCGGTTCGTGGTGGCGGTCGACACGCTGCCGGCCGACCTGACGCCGCCGAAGGACCGGGGCTGGGCCGAGGTGGCGTACCGGCTGTGGCGGCTGGACCGGGAAATCATGATCGGGCAGCTCCGGGAGCACGGTGTCCCCGTGGTGCGCTGGGCGGGCGCCGGAAGCCTCGACCAGGTGCTGCGGGATGTCGCACGGCTGGCGATGGCACCGCGGGTCGGTGCCCGGTGAGCGCGAGGAGTGAGCTTGCAAGCCCCGCAGTCGCGAACGAAGGCGAATTCCGGTGAGCGCGAGGAGTGAGGGCGGAAACAGATGATCGACGCCGTCACCGGACGGGTCAGGGCGGCCCAGAACGCCTTCGCCCGGATCAGCCCCGCCCCGCTCATGGTTCGGGCCGGGATCTTCGTCACCGTGCTGGCCGGGTTCGCGGTGGCGTTCCCCGCCGAGGTGCTGTCCGGCCGGCCGCTCCTCTTCATGGCGGTGGCCGCGCTGCTGCCCGCGGTGGGTCCGCGTCGGGTCTGGCCGACCTTCGCGGCGCTGGTCACGGTCGGCGGCTGGCTGCTCGCCACCGACGGTTACGGCCGGCCGGTGGCGCTCTGGCGGCTGCTCGCCCTCGCCGCGCTGCTCTACCTGGGGCACACCCTCTGCGCGCTGGCCGCGCTGCTGCCCTACGACGCGGTGCTGGATCCGGAGCTGATCACCCGATGGCTGCTGCGGGCGGCCGCGGTGCTGCTGGGTACCGCCGTGCTGGGGGTGCTGCTGTTGCAGGTGGCGGGTTTGGGCGGGGAGAGCGGCCACCAGTGGGTGACCGTGCTCGGTCTGCTCGTCGCGGTGGGGATCGCCGCGTTGCTGGGCTGGCTGCTGCGACGCAAATAGCCCCGTGGGGTGCCAGGGTTACGCAGGTCACACGGGTTGTGCTCCGTCACAGATGAGGGCCGCAAGCGGGATTACCTGAGCCGACCGGGGAAAGATAGATGACGTGAATCCGAAGCGGATCCTTGTGGTGGGTGCCGGGCACGTCGGTCTCTATGCGGCCCTGCGCCTTTCGAAGAAGCTCAGCTCCCGTGAGGCTGAGGTCATCGTGGTGGACCCCCAGCCGCACATGACGTACCAGCCGTTCCTGCCCGAGGCAGCGGCGGGCAACATCTCCCCGCGGCACTCCGTGGTGCCGCTGCGACGGGAGTTGCGGCGGTGCACGGTTGTGGCGGGCACGGTCACCCGTGTCGAACACGAACGCAAGGTGGCCACCGTGCAGCCGATCGTCGGCCCGGCCCGGGAGATCGCGTACGACCACGTGATCGTGGCGCCGGGTTCGGTGTCCCGGACGCTGCCGATCCCCGGCCTGCACGAGCAGGGCATCGGGTTCAAGACCATCGGCGAGGCGATCTACCTCCGCAACCACGTGCTGGACCGGCTGGACGTGGCTGCCGTCACCCCGGACCCCGAGGTTCGCCGTTCTGCGCTGACCTTCACCTTCGTCGGTGGTGGGTACGCCGGCATCGAGGCGCTCGCCGAGATGGAGGACATGGCCCGGGACGCCATGCGCTACTACCCGGAGCTGAAGCCCGAGGAGATGCGCTGGGTGCTGGTCGAGGCCACCCAGCGGGTGCTGCCCGAGGTGGACCGGGACATGGGCGCCTACACGGTGCAGCAGCTGCTCAAGCGGAACATGGACATCCGGTTGGACACCAGGCTGGAGTCCTGCATCGACGGGGTGGTCAAGCTCTCCGACGGCGACAGCTTCCGCTCCGACACGATCGTCTGGACGGCCGGCGTGAAGCCGTCGCCGATGCTGGACGCCACCGACTTCCCGCGCGACGACCGCCGGCGGGTCACCTGCCTGCCGACTCTCCAGGTAGTCGACGGTGACCGGGTGGTCGAGGGCGCGTGGAGCGCCGGCGACTGCGCGGCGGTGCCCGACCTGACCAAGGAGCCGGGCAACTTCTGCTCGCCGAGCGCCCAGCACGCGGTGCGTCAGGCCGCCCGGATGGCCGACAACATCGCGGCGGTGATCCGGGGCCGCGAGCCGGTCGACTACAAGCACAAGCACGTCGGCAGCGTCGCCAGCCTCGGCCTGCACAAGGGCGTCGCCCAGGTGTACGGCGTCAAGATGACCGGCTGGCCGGCCTGGTTCATGCACCGGACGTACCACATGAGCCGGATCCCGTCGTTCAACCGCAAGATTCGGGTGGTGGTGGACTGGTCGCTGGCGTTCTTCCTCAAGCGTGAGGTGGTCGCCCTGGGCCAGCTGCACGACCCGCGCGAGGAGTTCGTCGAGGCGTCCCAGCCGGTCGGCGCCCCCCGCGTCTGACCCAGCTGCAAAGAAAGGGCCCCTTCCCGCCGTTTCCGGTGGGAGGGGGCCCTTTCTCACATCCGATCCGGGTCCGGGCGGTCAGACCCGCCAGATCCAGGCGTCGGCGATCCGGGTGGCCGGGCCATAGAGCTGCTCCAGGGTCGCGCGCAGGCTCTCCGCGTGGGGGGCGTCGTCCGCCAGCGCCACACAGGAGGCGCCCCAGAAGTCCGCGTCCCGGGTGGCCTGCCGGCGCTGCTCGTCGCCGATGGCCGGCTGGTCGCCGCGCCGCGCGACGTCCGCCAGCAGGGCGGAGGTGGGCTGCTTGAAGGTGCCCATCGCCGCAGTGCCGCCCCGCCCGTACGGCCCGATGAAGAATCCCTCGGGCAGACCGAAGCCGGCGTCGGCGGCGGCCGCCCAGCGCATCGGCCACGGTTCCTTGGGCGTGGGCAGCGGCACCGGGACCAGCACCCCGCCGGGGCGGACGCACTGCCGCCAGTGCCCGCCTGTGATGAACTCCGGCAGGGCGGGCCGCTCGGCGGTCGGCAGCGGGGTCGGGAAGATCGGCAGCAGTGCCGCGACGACGGCCAGCGGCACCAGCCGCCGCGCCCGACCGGTGCTTCGGAGGGCCTTGTCGAGTGCGAGCACCAGCAGCGTCGCGACGATCGGGAGCAGCGCCAGGCCGAACCGCATCGGCAGCGCGCCGTCCACCACCGGCAGACCGGCCAGCAGGGCGTACGGGCCGGGCAGCGCCGTCCTGGTGCCGCCGAGCACCACCTCCGGGCCGAGCGAGAGCGCGCCCATCACCAGCGCCGCGACCACGCAGGCGAGCACCAGCCGGCGCCGCCCCACCCAGACCCAGATTGTGCAGACCGCGGTGACCAGCAGCAGCGGCAGGCCGAGGAAAGTGTTGTACTCAGCCGGGCCGGTGGTCAGCCGGGCGGACCCGGCGCTGCCGGCCACCGACAAGGGGGAGACGGTCCACCAGCTGCTCAGGTCGGCGGAGAAGTAGGCCGGACTGAACATCCCGTCGGCGACTCCCTGCGGCCCGGCGAACTGGAACCACAGCGGATATCCGAGCACCAGCAGGGCCAGCCCGGCGGCGACCGCCAGCCCGCCGGCGAAGGTGGGCAGCGCCCGGCGGGCCAGGTCCCGGTCCGCCACGGCGTAGCTGACCGCCATCACCAGCAGCGTGACGGCGGCGAGGAAGAGCACCTCCTCGCCGATGAAGACCTGCGCGGTGACCGCCGTGGCCAGCCCGGCCGCGGAGCTGAGCATGCGCCGCCGGTCCGGTCCGGCGGGCAGCGCGCAGTCGGACCCGGCGCGGTTGGCGGGTGGCGTGGGCCCCGGGTCGGACGCCCGCAGCAGCCGGACCACCAGCCAGACGATCACCGGCACCAGCCACTGGGCGGTCATGTGCAGATGGCTGTTGGTCTGCGAGATCATGCCGGGGCCGAACCCGCACAGCGCTCCGCCGAGGGCGGCGGCGAGCCGGCGGGCGCGCATCGCCCGGTGGAACAGCAGGTACCAGGCGACGGCAGTGCCGGCCAGGTTGACGGCGGCGAGCAGCGCGAAGGTGACCGGGGCGCCGAGCAGCAGGGTGATCGGCGCGCAGACGATGCCGAGCGCGATGACCGTGGTGTTGGCCATCAGGTTGACCCCGTCGGGGGCGTTGAGCCGGTCGGTGAGCAGGCTGAAGTCGCCGAGCAACGCTCGCGCGTCGACCGCGAGGAACCACTCGTAGAGGGCCTGGTCCTCGGGGTTCAGCGCCAGCGTCCGGCCGGCCGGGTCGGGCCACAGTCCGTGGGTGAGCCAGCCGGCCACCACCGTGCAGATCAGCGCGACGAGCAGGTCCGCCCGGTGGCGGCGGACGGCGGCCAGCAGCCGGACGGCCCAGGCTTGGCGGTTGACCTGATCGGCGAGGCGGAAGGCCTGCTCAGGGGCGGCGTCGGGGGCCGTAGGGGCTGCGCTGCTCACGGCATCGACCCTAATGCGGCCTGCCTGGCGGGGTACGCCGGGTCGCCGCGAACCGGCTACGGTGACACTGCACCGTGCGTGTCGGCGCGCCGGTGTCACCCGCCCGGGTGGTGGAACGGCAGACACGGCCGCCTTAAAAGCGGCTGCCGCAAGGCGTGCGGGTTCGACCCCCGCCCCGGGCACCAGCGGGCGCGGGCGCGGACACATTCTCATTCGTGATCACCAGGAGTTGGTTGGGCCGTTTACTCTTGGAGGGCACGTTCACGTGCAAACGACCCCCTGAGGGAGGCCAGACAGTGAAGACCTCGAACCCGGTGCTCGCCCGGCTCGGCCAGGCGGCCGAGCGGGAGCGTTCCGCCGGGTACGCCCCGACCGGGCCGTACGGACAGCCCGGCATTCCCCAGCAGTACCCGTCCCAGGCCGGTTACCCGGCAGCGCCGCCGACCGTGGCGCCCATGACCGTCGACGACGTGGTGGTCAAGACCGTCGCCCTGCTCGGCATCCTCGGCATCTCCGCCGCGGCCGCCTGGGTGCTCGTGCCCGACGCGCTGGTCGGTGTCGCCTGGATCGGCGCGGCGGTCGTCGGCCTGGTGCTCGGCCTGATCATCTCGTTCTCCCGGATGGCCAACCCGGCGCTGGTCATCACGTACGCGGTCGTCGAGGGCGTCTTCGTCGGCATGGTCAGCAAGGCGTTCGAGACGGCGTACGACGGCATCGTGCTCCAGGCCGCGGCGGCCAGCTTCGGCATCTTCTTCCTGATGGCGATGCTCTACCGGGCGAAGGTCATCCGGGCCACCCCGGCCTTCGTCAAGGGCATGATCGCGGTGATGACCGGCCTCTTCGCGGTCATGCTGATCAACCTGGTGCTGGCCCTGTTCGGCGTCAACACCGGCCTGCGCGACGGCAGCCCGCTGGCGATCGGCTTCAGCCTGGTGTGCATCGTGGTCGCCTCGCTGAGCTTCGTGCTCAGCTTCAAGGAGATCGAGGACGGCGTCCGGATGGGCCTGCCGCAGCGCTACTCCTGGACGGCCGCCTTCGGCATCCTGGTCAGCCTGGTCTGGCTCTACATCGAGATCCTCCGACTGCTGAGCTACTTCCAGGGCGACGACTGACCTCGTCCGCGCTGCTGACCGGCGCCCGCCCCCGCTCCTGCGGGGGCGGGCGCCGTCGTCTGCGCCGGCCATGCCGTTTACCCGCCGCCGCCGGTCCGCCCGGGGCAGAGTGACTGCGAGGGGTACGCGGGCGAAGGAGGCGGCGGTGCGGAGCAACAACCCGGTGCTCAACCGGCTGGACGAGACCGGCCGGTTGGAGGCCCGGGTGCTCGGTGCCCGCGACGTCGAGGCGATGACCGTCGATGACGTGGTGGTCCGCACCGTCGGGTTGCTGCTGCTCACCGGCGCGGCCGCGGCGGTCTCCTGGGCGGTGGTGCCGGAGGCGGCCTGGGTGCCCGCCGCGCTGGCCGGTAGCGCGCTCGCCTCGATCGCGCTGGTCCTGGTCATCTCGCTGCGCGGGATCACCAACCCGGTGCCGATCGTCGGCTACGCCCTGCTCCAGGGGCTGCTGCTGGGGGTGGCCAGCCGTGCCTTCGAGCTGGTCTATCCGGGCATCGTGGTGCAGGCGGTGGCCGGCACCTTCGGCGTCTTCCTCGGCATGGCCGCGCTCTACCGGGCCCGGATCATCCGGGCGACGCCCCGGCTGGCCCGCCTGGTGATCGGCGCGCTGCTCGGCATCGCCGTGCTCAGCGTGGTCAACCTGGTGTCGTACCTGATCTCGGGGCGGCCGGGGCTGGCGGTCTACAGCGTCAGTGGCGAGGTCGGCTGGCTGCCGTACGCCTTCTCGGTCGTGGCCATCATCGCCGGCGCGCTCAGCTTCATCCTCGATTTCGACCTCGTCGAGCGCTCGGTGCGCGACGGCCGACCCCGCCGGTACGCGTGGCTGAGCGCGTTCGGCCTGCTCACCGGGCTGGTCTTCCTCTACTGGCAGCTGCTGCGGCTGCTCAGCTACCTGCGCCGCTGACCGGCCCGACGTCCCGCGGCCGGCGCCGGCCGTAGACTCGGCGGCGATGAGCGCAGCGGAGTTGGACCAGGCCGTGCAGTTGCTGGTCCGTCAGGTCGGGCACTGGCAGCAGCCCCGCTGGGCGGCGGCCGCGACCACTGGCAACATGTCCCGCGCCGACCTGGTGCACCGGCTCGTGCAGGAGATCGCCAACCTGGCCGCCGACGCCGAGGGCGAGCCTCGCCGGGTGGTGCCCCGGCTGGACAACGACCTGGCCCTGCCCGACCAGGTACGCGTGGTGGTGGCGGACCTGATCACCGCCGGGCCGGGTGCCGAGGTGCTGGCGCGGGCCGCCGCCGAGGTGACGGCGACCCGCAGCGCGCTATGAGGGACTGTCGGCTCAGCTGAGCCGCTCCAGCACCATGGCCATGCCCTGACCGCCGCCGACGCACATGGTCTCCAGACCGATGGTCTTGTCGTGCCACTCGAGTGCGTTGAGCAGGGTGCCGGTGATCCGGGCGCCGGTCATGCCGAACGGGTGGCCGACGGCGATCGCGCCGCCCATCACGTTCAGCTTCTCCTCCGGGATGCCCAGCTCCCGGTAGGAGGGGATGACCTGCGCGGCGAACGCCTCATTAATCTCGACCAGGTCGACGTCGTCGATGGTCATGCCGGCCCGGCGCAGCGCCTGCCGGGACGCCTCGACCGGACCGAGGCCCATGATCTCCGGCGACAGCGCGGTCACGCCGGTGGAGACGATCCGGGCCAGCGGGGTCAGCCCGAGCTCCTCAGCTCGCTGCGCGCTCATCACCACCACGGCGGCGGCGCCGTCGTTGAGCGGGCAGCAGTTGCCGGCGGTGATCCGCCCGTCCGGACGGAACACCGGCTTCAGGCCGGCCACGCCCTCCAGGGTGACGCCCGCCCGTGGGCCGTCGTCGGTGCTCACCACTGTGCCGTCCGGCGTGGTGACCGGGGTGATCTCCCGGGCCCAGAAGCCGTCGGCGATGGCCTTCTCGGCGAGGTTCTGGCTGCGGACGCCGAACGCGTCCATGTCGGCGCGGGTGACGTCGTACACCTGGGCCAGGTTCTCCGCGGTCTGCCCCATGGTCAGGTAGATGTCCGGCTGCTCGCCGGACTCGCGCGGGTCGGCCCACACCTCGGCGCCGCCCTGCGCGCGACGCTTCGACCGCTCAGCGGCCGCCGCGAAGCGCGGGTTCTCCCAGCCGCCGCCGACGAGCGCCTGCGCCTCCGGGGGCAGCCCGTCGGAGCTGCCCCGGGCGTACCGGGAAACCATCTCCACGCCGGCGGAGATGAACACGTCGCCCTCGCCGGCCCGGATCGCGTGCATGGCCATCCGGGTGGTCTGCAAGGAGGAGGCGCAGTAGCGGGTCAGCGTGGCGGCGGGCACGGTGTCCAGCCCGAGCAGCGTGGCCACCACCCGGCCCATGTTGAAGCCCTGCTCGCCACCGGGCAGGCCGCACCCGAGGTAGAGGTCGTCGATCGTGGTCGGGTCGAGCTGGGGGATCTTGTCCAGGGCCGCCTGGACGATGGTCGCGGCGAGGTCGTCGGAGCGGACATCGCGCAGGGACCCCTTGTGCGCCCGGCCGATGGGGGAGCGGGCGGTGGCGACGATGACGGCGTCGCGGGACGACTCAATCGGCATGGAACCACGTTAACCCGCCGGTAACTTGGCGCGGAAGAAGCCGGCCCGGCGGGAAATGTCACCCCGAGCCCGGTCGATCTAGCGCCGCGAGGCGACCGCCGCAGCGGCCGCGACGGCGGGGAGCAGGGCGTGCGCCCACACCCGGTAGCCGTCGGCGGAGGGATGGAAGCCGTCGTGGCAGAACGTCCCCGCGTCGGCCCGGAACACCGGCCCGGTCTCGGTGCCCAGATCGACCACCGCGCCGCCAGCATCCAGCACGGCCGTGGTCTGGGCGCGGGCCACGCGGCGCCCGGACCAGCCGACGAGCTGGCGCAACGGGGGCGCGAGGGCCCGTACGGCGCCGAGATCGGGGCAGGTGCCCACCACCACCTCGACCCCCGCCTCGCGCAGCCGGTGCACCGCCGCACCGAGATACGCCGCCGCGTCGGCGGGCCGGCGCAGCCCGGTGGCGTCGTTCGCCCCGATCAGGACCAGCGCAACGTCCGGCCGTTCGCCGAGCAGGGCTCGGGCCACCTGGGTGGTCAGGTCCGTCGAGCGGGACCCGGAGACGCCGACGCTGGACAGGTGCACCCGCCGCCCGGTCGGACCCTCGGCGAGCAGGTTGGCCAACTGCCCGCCGATGGTGTCCTCGAGCCGGTCGACGCCCACGCCCAACGCCGACGAGTCGCCGAGCAGCACCAGCCGCAGCGGCGGCGCGCCGGCCCGGCCGATCGTGGCTCGCAGCGCCAGCCCCAGCTCCGGCTGGGCGTAGCGCCGGTGCCGGGCGACGAACGCCTCGCCGGCCAGGACGGCAGCGCCGCCCACGGTGCCGGCGAGCAGCGAGAGCGCCGCCGCCCGACCCAGTCGGACCGGGAAACCGGCGGTCACGTCCCGCTCGCTGCGCTCGTTCATGCCAGTCCCTCCACTGTCGAGGTGTCCGGTGCGGCCCCGCGCTGCGGCACCGCACCGACACCGAAGAACGCCCGGCGGCGCAGCTGCGCCCACCGGCCGGCCGGCCCACGGTCGTGGCCCCGGACCTGGGTGCCGCTGACCTCCGTGCCGGCGTGCCGGGCCGCCTCCTGCGCGGCCTCCGGCAGCGACCGTACGCCCTCGCCCGGTGTCGGTGTGACCCGTCGTTCCTGCCCCGCGCCGAGTGCGGAGAGCATCGTCGGCAGCAGCGCGGCGGCGGCCACCGCGTACCCCTCGGCGGAGGGATGGAACCGGTCCCAGGCGAACATCCGGTGCGGCTCGGCGGCGAAGCGGGGGCCGAGCAGGTCGCCGAGGGAGACCGTCCAGCCGCCCGCCTCGACCACGGCCACCGTCTGTGCGGCGGCGAGCTGTCGGCTCCACCGGTGCGCCAGCCAGCGCAGCGGTGGCTGGATCGGGCGGATCGCGCCCAGATCGGGGCAGGTGCCGACGACCACCTCGCAACCGGCGTCGCGCAGCGTGCGGACCGCCTCGACCAGGTAGCGCACGGCCAGCCCGCGCGGGGTGCGGTTGGTGATGTCGTTGCCGCCGATCAGGATCACCGCGATGTCGGGCTGGCGCTCCAGCGCCGCCTCCACCTGGTGCCGGAGCACTGCCGAGATGGCCCCGACCACCGCGAAACGGTGCAGCCGCACCGGCCGGTGCAGCCTCCGGGACAGGCCCGTGGCGAGCAGCGCGCCGGGCGTCTCCCGGCGGCGGTGCACCCCGTAGCCGGCCGCCGACGAGTCGCCGAGCACGACCATGGTGAGCGCCGGGCCGGGGAACTTCGCGCCGTACACGCCGTCACAGCGCGGCGGCGGCGCCTCGGCCATCGGGATGGTGCGCCGGGCCTGGCGGGCCTGGCCGAGCAGCACGCCGCCGGTCGCGATCGCGGCCGCCGCCGTGGCGCCCGTCCCGATGGCCGCCAGACGGGCGACCCGCCGGGCCTGCCGCCAGCGCGGATCAACGGGTACGACGGAACCAGCCACCCCCATACCACGACATTATCTCGCCGGGCCGACACGCCGCTGTCGTCGTGACGGCTCGCGGGTGCCTGGAAACCGACGCGACGGGGTACCTGTCCGGGGGAGGCCGGCCGACTTGCGCCGACCCGCCACGCTGATCCGGCGGAGAGGAGCGCGACGATGGGGAAGACACTGAAGCGCAGCGCGGCGTTCACGGCCCTGGTCCGGGCACTGGCGGCCGGGGCACGCGGCGGGCCGTCGCTGGGCGCCCGGTTGGCGGCGCTGCCCCGGATGATGCGGGCCACCGCCCGTGGGCAGTACGACGGCGGGCTCCGGCTGGCCCTGATGACCGCGGCGACGGCGTACATCGTGTCGCCGATCGACCTGCTCCCCGAGATCCCACTGGCGATCTTCGGGCTCGCCGACGACGCGGTCATGATCACTTGGCTGGCCGGGAGCGTGCTCGCCGAGACCGACCGCTTCCTGGAGTGGGAGGCCCGGCGCAGCTCGGTCATCCCCGGGGGGCTGGTGCCCTGACGGCACGTACCCTGGGCGGCGAGGAAACGTCTGCCCGGCCGCCGTCGCCGGCGCCGCAACGAAGGGCACACCGTGCAGTACTACGACAACGTCGTCGACATGATCGGCAACACCCCGCTGGTACGTCTGCGTAACGTTACCGAGGGCATCCAGGCCACCGTGCTCGCCAAGGTCGAGTACGTCAACCCGGGCGGCTCGGTGAAGGACCGGATCGCGCTGCGGATGGTGGAGGACGCCGAGGCGGCCGGCCTGCTCAAGTCCGGCGGTACCATCGTCGAGCCGACCAGCGGCAACACCGGCGTCGGCCTGGCCCTGGTGGCCCAGCTCAAGGGCTACCGCTGCGTCTTCGTCTGCCCCGACAAGGTCAGCCAGGACAAGCAGGACGTGCTCCGGGCGTACGGCGCCGAGGTGGTGGTCTGCCCGACCGCCGTCGCCCCGGAGGATCCGCGCTCGTACTACAACGTCTCCGACCGGCTGACCCGGGAGATCCCCGGCGCCTGGAAGCCCAACCAGTACAGCAACCCGGCCAACCCGCGCTCGCACTACGAGACGACCGGCCCGGAGCTGTGGAAGCAGACCGAGGGCGGGCTCACCCACTTCGTGGCGGGCGTCGGCACCGGCGGCACCATCTCCGGCATCGGCCGCTACCTCAAGGAGGCCTCCGAGGGCCGGGTGCGGATCATCGGGGCGGACCCGGAGGGCTCGGTCTACTCCGGCGGCACCGGCCGGCCGTACCTGGTGGAGGGCGTCGGTGAGGACTTCTGGCCGGAGACGTACGACCGGGGCATCGCCGACGAGATCGTCGAGGTCTCCGACAAGGCGTCCTTCGAGATGACCCGGCGGCTGGCCCGCGAGGAGGGGCTGCTGGTCGGCGGTTCCTGCGGGATGGCGGTGGTCGCCGCGCTGGAGGTGGCTCGCCGGGCCGGCCCGGACGACGTGGTGGTCGTGCTGCTGCCGGACGGCGGCCGGGGCTACCTTTCCAAGATCTTCAACGACTCGTGGATGGCCCGGTACGGCTTCCTCGACAACTCCGGCACCGAGCCGACGGTGGCCGACGCGCTGGCGGGCAAGCCGGGCGGGCTGCCCGAGTTGGTGCACGTGCACCCGACCGAGACGGTCCGCGACGCGATCGACTACATGCGCGAGTACGGCGTCTCGCAGCTGCCGGTGCTCAAGGCCGAGCCGCCGGTGGTGACCGGCGAGGTGGCCGGCTCCATCGCGGAGCGGGACCTGCTCGACGCGCTGTTCACCGGGCAGGCGCACCTGCACGACACCATCGAGCGGCACATGGGTGACCCGCTGCCGATGATCGGTGGTGGCCAGCCGGTCAGCGAGGCCGTCGGCCTGCTGGAGAAGTCCGACGCCGCCCTGGTCCTCGTCGACGGCAAGCCCAAGGGCGTCCTCACCCGCCAGGACCTCCTCGCCCACCTCGGCGCCCGCTGAGCGGTAAGGAAGGGCGCCTTCTTGACGCCCCGTCTAGAGCAGGGGCCCCTTGTTGACACGCTCGGCCGCCGGGCAGCCGGCGGCCGAGAGCGTCAGGCGCGCAGCTCGGTCGGGACCGCGACGACGTCGACGAACGCGCCCTTGCGCAACACGGTCACCGGCAGCCGGGCGCCGATGGCCGGGCCGAGCATCAACCGCTGCAACCCCTGACCGTCTGCCACCGTCCGTCCGCCGGCGCTGAGGATGATGTCGCCCAGGTAGATTCCGGCCACTCCGGCCGGGCTGCCCGGCACCACCTCCACCACGCGCAGCCCGCGCCGCTGACCGGTACGCGCCGTCAGGTCCGGCGGCAGCGGCACGGGTACGCCGGCCACGCCGAGCCAGGCGCGGCGGACCCGGCCGGCGGTGGTCAGCTCGGCGATGATCTGCCGGGTGGTGGTGTTGATCGGCACCGCCAGTCCCAGTCCGTAGCCGGCGACGGCGGTGTTCACGCCGATCACCCGCCCGGCGGAGTCGGCCAGCGCGCCGCCGGAGTTGCCCGGGTTCAGCGCCGCGTCGGTCTGGATCACGTCCTCGATCAGCCGGGTGACCCGCCCGTCCCGGGCGGGTAGCGAGCGGCCGAGCCCGGAGACCACCCCGGCGGTCACCGAACCGGCCAGCCCCATCGGGTTGCCAACGGCCACCACCAGCTGGCCGATCCGCAGTGCGTCGGCGTCGCCCAGCTCCACCGGGGGCACGGTGGTCTCCTCGACCCGCAGCACGGCGAGGTCGGAGAGCGGGTCGGCGCCGAC contains:
- a CDS encoding YkvA family protein, which translates into the protein MGKTLKRSAAFTALVRALAAGARGGPSLGARLAALPRMMRATARGQYDGGLRLALMTAATAYIVSPIDLLPEIPLAIFGLADDAVMITWLAGSVLAETDRFLEWEARRSSVIPGGLVP
- a CDS encoding cystathionine beta-synthase — encoded protein: MQYYDNVVDMIGNTPLVRLRNVTEGIQATVLAKVEYVNPGGSVKDRIALRMVEDAEAAGLLKSGGTIVEPTSGNTGVGLALVAQLKGYRCVFVCPDKVSQDKQDVLRAYGAEVVVCPTAVAPEDPRSYYNVSDRLTREIPGAWKPNQYSNPANPRSHYETTGPELWKQTEGGLTHFVAGVGTGGTISGIGRYLKEASEGRVRIIGADPEGSVYSGGTGRPYLVEGVGEDFWPETYDRGIADEIVEVSDKASFEMTRRLAREEGLLVGGSCGMAVVAALEVARRAGPDDVVVVLLPDGGRGYLSKIFNDSWMARYGFLDNSGTEPTVADALAGKPGGLPELVHVHPTETVRDAIDYMREYGVSQLPVLKAEPPVVTGEVAGSIAERDLLDALFTGQAHLHDTIERHMGDPLPMIGGGQPVSEAVGLLEKSDAALVLVDGKPKGVLTRQDLLAHLGAR
- a CDS encoding S1C family serine protease, translated to MDTDHTTSDPAEEAALDAYSRVVTTVAARVLPSVAALSVRTARGAGAGSAVTVGTDGLLLTSAHVVQGAAGGSAAFGDGTETTFRVVGADPLSDLAVLRVEETTVPPVELGDADALRIGQLVVAVGNPMGLAGSVTAGVVSGLGRSLPARDGRVTRLIEDVIQTDAALNPGNSGGALADSAGRVIGVNTAVAGYGLGLAVPINTTTRQIIAELTTAGRVRRAWLGVAGVPVPLPPDLTARTGQRRGLRVVEVVPGSPAGVAGIYLGDIILSAGGRTVADGQGLQRLMLGPAIGARLPVTVLRKGAFVDVVAVPTELRA